A single genomic interval of Aedes aegypti strain LVP_AGWG chromosome 1, AaegL5.0 Primary Assembly, whole genome shotgun sequence harbors:
- the LOC110674290 gene encoding SOSS complex subunit C homolog encodes MAFPSSNAQADVTKKILEDIQIKKQLLQKGVSPVTPNISATPAGLTIPQYVQATSQAQSNQPVESTINATTKAVYNQALSQSYGFFIPQDSLFGNNIIPVLPRFENTPSTGASSGPGSATSTGAK; translated from the exons ATGGCTTTCCCATCTTCAAATGCACAAG CTGACGTAACGAAAAAGATTTTGGAAGATATTCAGATCAAAAAGCAGCTTCTTCAGAAGGGCGTGAGTCCAGTTACTCCGAATATTAGCGCAACTCCGGCTGGTTTGACGATTCCGCAG TACGTTCAAGCTACTAGCCAAGCTCAATCGAACCAACCGGTGGAGAGCACCATTAACGCTACGACTAAGGCAGTTTACAACCAGGCCCTGAGCCAATCTTACGGCTTCTTCATTCCCCAAGATTCGCTCTTCGGCAACAATATCATTCCGGTACTTCCTCGATTTGAAAACACGCCCTCTACTGGGGCCAGTTCGGGACCAGGTTCGGCTACATCAACCGGTGCTAAATAA